The Prunus persica cultivar Lovell chromosome G7, Prunus_persica_NCBIv2, whole genome shotgun sequence genome has a segment encoding these proteins:
- the LOC18769970 gene encoding 60S ribosomal protein L15-1, translated as MGFYKYPTELWRKKQSDVMRFVQRVRCWEYRQHPSIVRVTRPTRPDKARLLGYKAKQGYVVYRVRVKRGGRKRPVSKGIVYGKPTNQGVTQLKFQRSLRSVAEERAGRKLAGLRVLNSYWINEDSTYKYFEVILVDVAHNAIRNDPRINWLCNPVHKHRELRGLTSAGKKCRGLRGKGHLYHKARPSRRATWKRNTTLSLRRYR; from the exons ATGg GATTTTATAAGTATCCAACGGAGTTATGGAGGAAGAAGCAATCTGATGTGATGAGGTTTGTCCAGAGGGTGCGCTGTTGGGAATATCGCCAGCATCCTTCAATTGTCCGAGTCACAAGACCCACACGCCCTGACAAGGCTCGTCTTTTGGGTTACAAGGCCAAGCAG GGTTACGTTGTTTATCGTGTCCGTGTAAAGCGTGGCGGTCGCAAGAGGCCTGTTTCCAAGGGTATTGTATATGGGAAGCCCACAAACCAAGGTGTGACACAGCTGAAGTTTCAACGCAGCTTGAGGTCTGTTGCCGAGGAGCGCGCTGGCCGTAAATTGGCTGGCCTTAGGGTTCTGAATTCATACTGGATCAATGAG GATTCGACCTACAAGTACTTTGAGGTAATCCTGGTTGATGTTGCTCATAATGCTATCCGAAATGACCCAAGAATCAACTGGCTCTGCAATCCTGTTCACAAGCACAGGGAGCTTCGTGGGCTGACTTCGGCTGGAAAGAAGTGCAGGGGATTGCGTGGAAAGGGACACCTATACCACAAGGCACGTCCATCTCGCAGAGCAACTTGGAAGAGAAACACCACCCTCTCCCTTCGTCGGTACCGTTGA